The following proteins are co-located in the Desulfovibrio legallii genome:
- a CDS encoding polyprenyl synthetase family protein, with amino-acid sequence MIQLKARLALELPAINRALGRAVETLPASVRPVARHIFDAGGKRLRPVLTVLTARLLGCRRDDLQDLAVTLEMLHAATLLHDDVLDNAVSRRGQPAAHTVYDVGTVILAGDALLAGANAMVAGYGDTRLTRCFSEATSRTAAGEILEIEAQGRVDVGAAEYEEIIRGKTAWLIRASCEMGALAAGAEAPLAAAAAAYGENLGMAFQMVDDALDFAPESVTGKPTGGDVREGKLTPPLRLYRESLAETERAAFDAAFCTSLMTEDDAAAIAARIREAGFDAQVRCQAEGFLHAAREALHALPDRPERGLLLQMADYVRDRKK; translated from the coding sequence ATGATCCAACTGAAAGCGCGTCTGGCCCTGGAACTGCCCGCCATCAACCGGGCCCTGGGCCGGGCGGTGGAAACCCTGCCCGCGTCCGTGCGCCCTGTGGCCCGGCACATTTTCGACGCCGGGGGCAAACGCCTGCGGCCTGTGCTTACCGTGCTTACGGCGCGGCTTCTGGGCTGCAGGCGGGACGACCTGCAAGACCTGGCCGTGACTCTGGAAATGCTCCACGCCGCCACCCTGCTGCACGACGACGTGCTGGACAATGCCGTGAGCCGTCGGGGCCAGCCCGCCGCCCACACAGTCTATGACGTGGGCACGGTCATTCTGGCCGGGGACGCCCTGCTGGCCGGGGCCAACGCCATGGTGGCGGGCTATGGCGACACGCGCCTGACGCGCTGTTTTTCTGAGGCCACCAGCCGCACGGCCGCGGGCGAGATTCTGGAAATCGAGGCCCAGGGCCGGGTGGACGTGGGCGCGGCGGAGTATGAGGAAATTATCCGCGGCAAGACGGCCTGGCTCATCCGCGCCTCCTGCGAGATGGGCGCGCTGGCCGCCGGGGCCGAGGCCCCTCTGGCGGCGGCGGCCGCAGCCTACGGCGAAAACTTGGGCATGGCCTTCCAGATGGTGGACGACGCCCTGGACTTCGCCCCGGAGAGCGTCACCGGCAAGCCCACGGGCGGCGACGTGCGCGAAGGCAAGCTCACCCCGCCCCTGCGCCTTTACCGCGAAAGTTTGGCGGAAACGGAACGCGCCGCCTTTGACGCGGCCTTCTGCACGAGCCTGATGACGGAGGATGACGCCGCCGCCATTGCCGCGCGCATCCGCGAGGCGGGTTTTGACGCCCAGGTGCGCTGCCAGGCCGAAGGCTTTCTCCATGCGGCCCGCGAGGCCCTGCACGCCCTGCCGGATCGGCCGGAGCGCGGCCTGCTGCTGCAGATGGCCGACTATGTGCGGGACAGAAAAAAGTAG
- a CDS encoding polysaccharide deacetylase family protein, which produces MRALCKYIGMAACFGLLTLTAQAASAKVVDGVVIMRQPMRENLCAITFDDGPSVNTPQLLDMLAEYGIPATFFLLGSQAERHPDIVRRILAEGHEVGNHSYSHPNLRLLSPERKTEEICRTDAILRSLGAAPVFLRPPYGAFDAYTEKVAAEQGLTVLLWSLDSRDWQRLPANYATLRSTLGTVYQPGTLRGVFLFHDTHKRTVDDLPRIIRDLRAGGCQRFVTVSDYLEGLLDPEPGLLMTRQTPHALPGGTEMPVAAHEVRGVREAEELPTSSYPAGSTPVPLARSSRPWPWRDAPAAEGPQTAEPQTQTPQTQTPQADKPQASGQADSAAQAGPARPGQSPAGSSGQARPLDLHPHPASTPASGLTLPAAHAASGSLS; this is translated from the coding sequence ATGCGAGCGCTTTGCAAATATATAGGGATGGCGGCCTGCTTCGGGCTGCTGACGCTGACCGCACAGGCGGCCTCCGCCAAGGTGGTGGACGGCGTCGTCATTATGCGCCAGCCCATGCGCGAAAACCTCTGCGCCATCACCTTTGACGACGGCCCCTCCGTCAATACGCCGCAATTGCTGGACATGCTGGCGGAATACGGCATTCCCGCCACGTTTTTTCTGCTGGGCAGCCAGGCGGAGCGCCACCCGGACATTGTGCGGCGCATCCTGGCCGAAGGGCATGAGGTGGGCAACCATTCTTACTCCCACCCCAACCTGCGTCTGCTTTCCCCGGAGCGCAAGACCGAGGAAATATGCCGCACCGACGCCATCCTGCGCTCCCTGGGGGCCGCCCCGGTTTTTTTGCGCCCGCCTTACGGGGCCTTTGACGCCTATACGGAAAAAGTGGCCGCGGAGCAGGGCCTGACGGTGCTGCTCTGGTCGCTGGACAGCCGCGACTGGCAGCGCCTGCCCGCCAACTACGCCACCCTGCGCTCCACCCTGGGCACCGTGTACCAGCCCGGAACCCTGCGCGGCGTTTTCTTGTTTCACGACACGCACAAACGCACGGTGGACGATCTGCCCCGCATCATCCGCGACCTGCGCGCCGGCGGCTGCCAGCGCTTTGTCACGGTGAGCGATTACCTGGAGGGGCTGCTGGACCCGGAACCGGGCCTGCTCATGACCAGGCAGACGCCCCACGCGCTGCCCGGCGGCACGGAAATGCCCGTGGCCGCCCACGAGGTGCGCGGCGTGCGCGAAGCCGAAGAGCTTCCCACGTCCAGCTACCCCGCCGGCTCCACGCCCGTGCCCCTGGCCCGCAGCAGCCGCCCCTGGCCGTGGCGCGACGCCCCCGCTGCGGAAGGCCCGCAGACGGCAGAACCCCAGACGCAAACGCCCCAGACGCAAACGCCCCAGGCGGATAAGCCCCAGGCATCGGGTCAGGCCGATTCCGCCGCGCAGGCCGGCCCCGCCAGGCCTGGGCAAAGCCCTGCCGGGTCTTCCGGCCAGGCCCGGCCCCTGGATCTCCACCCGCACCCGGCTTCCACCCCGGCCTCAGGCCTGACCCTGCCCGCCGCGCACGCCGCAAGCGGTTCCCTTTCCTGA
- the mqnB gene encoding futalosine hydrolase produces the protein MTLLLCAATARELAGLAPGFAPPGLPPLERTGAGAAAAPWPEMRLWPLPLRRGRALCCLTGVGPLNAALALGLALERAAAEGTPISAVCNAGLAGAFDLAAAPLRSLWLVREEIWPEYGLNDGRSVVAGAFGFPLWQPPEGAPVRDRLPLAGADALGTGAEAAVFPSCRSVTVAGVTASHERAAGLRQSYGAELENMEGFAVAYACARAGLPCVEARCVSNKAGPRAGDEKDFAGALRALAQVLPALNCN, from the coding sequence GTGACCCTGCTGCTCTGCGCCGCCACGGCCCGTGAACTGGCGGGCCTTGCGCCGGGCTTTGCCCCGCCGGGGCTGCCGCCCCTGGAGCGCACGGGCGCGGGGGCAGCTGCCGCCCCTTGGCCGGAAATGCGCCTCTGGCCTCTGCCGTTGCGGCGCGGCCGCGCCCTGTGCTGCCTTACGGGCGTGGGGCCGCTCAACGCGGCGCTGGCCCTGGGCCTGGCCCTGGAACGGGCCGCGGCCGAGGGCACGCCCATAAGCGCGGTGTGCAACGCCGGGCTTGCCGGGGCCTTTGACCTTGCGGCCGCGCCTTTGCGTTCGCTCTGGCTGGTGCGGGAAGAAATCTGGCCGGAATACGGCCTTAACGACGGCCGCTCCGTGGTGGCCGGGGCTTTTGGCTTTCCTCTCTGGCAGCCGCCTGAGGGCGCGCCCGTGCGCGACCGCCTGCCCCTGGCCGGAGCGGACGCCCTGGGCACGGGGGCGGAGGCGGCGGTTTTTCCGTCCTGCCGCTCCGTGACCGTGGCAGGGGTGACGGCCAGCCACGAGCGGGCGGCCGGCTTGCGCCAAAGCTATGGCGCGGAGCTGGAGAATATGGAAGGCTTTGCCGTGGCCTATGCCTGCGCCCGCGCGGGCCTGCCCTGCGTGGAGGCGCGCTGCGTTTCCAACAAGGCGGGGCCCCGCGCCGGGGATGAAAAAGATTTTGCGGGAGCCCTGCGCGCCCTGGCCCAGGTGCTGCCCGCCCTCAACTGCAACTGA
- a CDS encoding nitroreductase family protein, whose amino-acid sequence MNHFVVDRERCRKDGICARVCPVHIILAAPGDYPSMNSHQESLCIGCGQCMAFCPTGACAAPGLDPAQCPPLRRDLQPAPEQVEELIFSRRSVRVFKEAPLPRDLLLRLLDATRFAPSAKNAQALRWIVLEARPQTRRLAELVIDWMRRLPQEDAAMAKACHAESLARAWDRGTDVIVRDAPQAVIAVAPADWNWGMSDAAIAAAYLELAAQGHGVGCCWGGYVCLALRHPAGGPVRDFLGIGPQEAACAVQLMGRPLFRPCARPQRKPLDLTWL is encoded by the coding sequence ATGAATCATTTTGTCGTTGACCGGGAACGCTGCCGCAAGGACGGCATCTGCGCGCGGGTCTGCCCTGTGCACATCATTCTTGCCGCGCCCGGCGACTATCCCTCCATGAACAGCCACCAGGAAAGCCTCTGCATCGGCTGCGGCCAGTGCATGGCCTTCTGCCCCACCGGGGCCTGCGCCGCGCCCGGCCTGGACCCGGCCCAGTGCCCGCCCCTGCGCCGCGACCTGCAGCCCGCCCCGGAACAGGTGGAGGAGCTGATCTTCTCCCGCCGCTCCGTGCGCGTCTTTAAGGAAGCCCCCCTGCCGCGCGATCTGCTGCTGCGCCTGCTGGACGCCACGCGCTTTGCCCCTTCGGCCAAAAACGCCCAGGCCCTGCGCTGGATTGTGCTGGAAGCCCGCCCCCAGACCCGCCGCCTGGCGGAGCTGGTTATCGACTGGATGCGCCGCCTGCCCCAGGAAGACGCGGCCATGGCCAAGGCCTGCCACGCCGAGAGCCTGGCCCGCGCCTGGGACAGAGGCACGGACGTCATCGTCCGCGACGCGCCGCAGGCCGTCATTGCCGTGGCCCCGGCCGACTGGAACTGGGGCATGAGCGATGCGGCCATTGCCGCCGCATATCTGGAACTGGCGGCCCAGGGCCACGGCGTGGGCTGTTGCTGGGGCGGCTATGTCTGCCTGGCCCTGCGCCACCCGGCGGGCGGGCCCGTGCGGGATTTCCTGGGCATCGGGCCCCAGGAAGCCGCCTGCGCCGTGCAGCTCATGGGCCGCCCACTGTTCAGGCCCTGCGCCCGGCCCCAACGCAAGCCCCTGGACCTGACCTGGCTGTAG
- a CDS encoding nucleotide sugar dehydrogenase produces the protein MVTFEDLCAGRATLAVVGLGYVGLPLAVAFSRHMPVLGYDCSSRRIAELKAGRDHTREVDHERLAAAAVRYSADPADLRQADVVVVAVPTPIDTHRSPDLTPVVGASATVGQNLRPGCVVVYESTVYPGLTEEICVPILERESGLKLGRDFTVGYSPERINPGDKVHTVETIVKIVSGSDAATADLLEKLYGSVVRAGTHRASSIKVAEAAKVIENTQRDLNIALMNELALIFDRIGIDTLEVLEAAGSKWNFLPFRPGLVGGHCIGVDPYYLTYKAEELGFHPEVILAGRRINDNMGKYVAECAVKRLIRSGRVISGARVGILGFTFKENVPDLRNTRVVDVVRELADYGVTVLVSDAEADPEEALREYGQTLLPQEALCDLDGLILAVGHKAYAGLTPAAVKSLFAAPDNAVVLDVKSFFDAAAMRAAGIDYWRL, from the coding sequence ATGGTGACATTCGAGGATCTTTGCGCGGGCAGGGCCACCCTGGCCGTGGTGGGCCTGGGCTATGTGGGCCTGCCCTTGGCCGTGGCCTTTTCCCGCCACATGCCCGTGCTGGGCTATGACTGCAGCTCCCGGCGCATTGCCGAGCTCAAGGCGGGCCGCGACCACACCCGCGAGGTGGACCACGAGCGCCTGGCCGCCGCCGCAGTGCGCTATTCCGCCGATCCCGCCGACCTGCGCCAGGCCGACGTGGTGGTGGTGGCCGTGCCCACGCCCATCGACACCCACCGCTCGCCCGACCTGACCCCCGTGGTGGGGGCCAGCGCCACCGTGGGGCAGAACCTGCGCCCCGGCTGCGTGGTGGTCTACGAATCCACGGTCTACCCCGGCCTGACCGAGGAGATCTGCGTGCCCATCCTGGAGCGGGAATCCGGCCTCAAACTGGGGCGGGACTTTACCGTGGGCTACTCGCCGGAGCGCATCAACCCCGGCGACAAAGTCCACACCGTGGAGACGATCGTCAAGATCGTTTCCGGTTCGGACGCGGCCACCGCCGATCTGCTGGAAAAACTCTACGGCTCCGTGGTGCGGGCGGGCACCCACCGCGCCTCCAGCATCAAGGTGGCCGAGGCCGCCAAGGTCATTGAAAATACCCAGCGCGACCTCAACATTGCCCTCATGAACGAGCTGGCCCTCATTTTCGACCGCATAGGCATCGACACCCTGGAGGTGCTGGAAGCCGCGGGCAGCAAGTGGAACTTCCTGCCTTTCCGTCCCGGCCTGGTGGGCGGGCACTGCATCGGCGTGGACCCCTACTACCTCACCTATAAGGCCGAGGAGCTGGGCTTCCACCCTGAGGTCATCCTGGCCGGCCGCCGCATCAACGACAATATGGGCAAGTATGTGGCCGAATGCGCGGTAAAGCGGCTCATCAGGAGCGGCCGGGTCATCAGCGGCGCGCGCGTGGGCATCCTGGGCTTCACTTTCAAGGAAAACGTGCCCGATCTGCGCAACACCCGCGTGGTGGACGTGGTGCGCGAGCTGGCGGACTACGGCGTTACCGTGCTGGTGAGCGACGCCGAGGCCGACCCGGAAGAAGCCCTGCGCGAATACGGCCAGACCCTGCTGCCGCAGGAGGCCCTGTGCGATCTGGACGGCCTTATCCTGGCCGTGGGGCACAAGGCCTATGCCGGGTTGACCCCCGCCGCCGTGAAAAGCCTTTTTGCCGCGCCGGACAACGCCGTGGTTCTGGACGTGAAGTCCTTTTTCGACGCCGCGGCCATGCGCGCCGCGGGCATAGACTACTGGAGGCTGTAG
- a CDS encoding DUF2065 domain-containing protein, with protein MRFDFALFLRALGLAIVLEGLCWALFPGGMRRALRTLMSQPESRLRAAGLAAVAVGLLLTALAR; from the coding sequence ATGCGGTTTGATTTTGCCCTTTTTCTGCGCGCCCTGGGCCTGGCCATTGTGCTGGAAGGCCTGTGCTGGGCGCTGTTTCCCGGCGGCATGCGCCGCGCCCTGCGCACGCTCATGAGCCAGCCCGAAAGCCGACTGCGCGCCGCAGGCCTGGCCGCCGTGGCCGTGGGCCTGCTGCTGACGGCCCTGGCGCGTTAA
- a CDS encoding ubiquinone/menaquinone biosynthesis methyltransferase, producing MSGAYPHEARGGDPRGAAPGTPHDAAVAGMFGRIVPFYDLLNRVLSLGLDRYWRHVLARNVRLGATGLVLDLAAGTLDVALAVRRRYPGACVPAMDFCPPMLARGRRKLRGADARNILPVAADAKRLPLPDSCVDCVTMAFGIRNILPRERAFAEMLRVLRPGGRVCILEFGSGRERIWGGLYNLYLNRVLPRVGRIFSKDPAAYAYLAATIRQFPPAAALERELRDAGFARAWHEKLTSGIVCLHVGEKGR from the coding sequence GTGAGCGGCGCGTATCCTCACGAAGCGCGCGGCGGCGATCCGCGCGGGGCTGCCCCCGGCACGCCGCACGATGCGGCCGTGGCCGGCATGTTCGGCCGCATTGTGCCCTTCTACGATCTGCTCAACCGGGTGCTCAGCCTGGGGCTTGACCGCTACTGGCGGCATGTGCTGGCGCGCAACGTGCGCCTGGGCGCAACGGGTTTGGTCCTGGACCTGGCCGCGGGCACCCTGGACGTGGCCCTGGCCGTGCGCCGCCGCTATCCCGGGGCCTGCGTGCCGGCCATGGATTTCTGCCCGCCCATGCTGGCGCGGGGCCGCCGCAAGCTCCGCGGGGCCGACGCCCGCAACATCCTGCCCGTGGCTGCCGACGCCAAGCGTCTGCCCCTGCCGGATTCCTGCGTGGACTGCGTGACCATGGCCTTCGGCATTCGCAACATCCTGCCGCGCGAGCGGGCTTTTGCCGAGATGCTGCGCGTGCTCCGGCCCGGAGGGCGGGTCTGCATTCTGGAGTTCGGGTCCGGGCGGGAACGTATCTGGGGCGGCCTGTACAATCTGTACCTCAACCGCGTGCTGCCGCGCGTGGGGCGGATTTTTTCCAAAGATCCCGCCGCGTATGCCTATCTGGCCGCCACCATCCGCCAGTTTCCCCCGGCAGCGGCCCTGGAGCGCGAGCTGCGCGACGCGGGCTTTGCCCGCGCCTGGCACGAAAAGCTCACCTCAGGCATCGTCTGTCTGCATGTGGGCGAAAAAGGACGTTAA
- a CDS encoding AIR synthase-related protein: MLYRVETGPHAGMDDTQGRKTAQRLRKDLNLAVAEVRQTKVFTVDGLDAAQVQRLLDEGVWHDPILQQAALTPLPLAQPAQWFVEVGFRPGVTDNEARTARDTAALVLGLPRESLRVYTSVQYRLSSDAAAPLGREQVEALARDLLCNTLIQRYRIKSAAEWAAEPGFAPQAAAVTGTADATVETIALSGMDDAALQQASRENTWALNLAELHRIRAHFTGLEEAARRAALQLPADPTDVEMEVLAQTWSEHCKHKIFAARIEYTDADTGRREVVDNLYKTCIRDATAILRERMGANDYCKSVFKDNAGVIAFINGYDACIKVETHNSPSALDPYGGALTGIVGVNRDPMGTGMGAELVCNTDVFCFASPFYDQPLPPRLLHPRRVLEGVREGVEHGGNKSGIPTVNGSLVFDERFLGKPLVFCGTVGLLPAEINGRAGWYKKAEPGDVIVMTGGRIGKDGIHGATFSSEELHEGSPATAVQIGDPITQRKMYDFILRARDMGLYHAITDNGAGGLSSSVGEMAEDTGGCVLDAAKAPLKYDGLRPWEILLSEAQERMTLAVPPDKLESFLELAARMDVEATALGYFTESGYFEVRYGERVVASLDMDFMHNGVPQLRLEAQWRAPEARDVRVDVAQVEQGAFLQRMLGRLNICSKEYIVRQYDHEVRGGSVIKPMVGVKRDGPSDAGVLRPLLESDAGLVVSHGICPKFSDYDAYWMMANAMDEAIRNAVAVGANPDALAGVDNFCWCDPVASPANPDGRYKLAQLVRACRALRQFSLAFGVPCISGKDSMKNDYTGGGERISIPPTVLFSVLGVMGNVTAAQTSDFKRPGDLIYLLGGTWREMAGSEAADELGLKGGRVPHVDAAAALPRYRAVNALMGQKAIAACHDCSDGGLAVALAEMCIGGRLGAEVDLNAVPALETMNLTELLYSESASRLVVSVRPDLGMIFDALGQWQLCARIGTVTEDARLTLRSGDSALCAVPVEDLTKAFKRTLDW, translated from the coding sequence ATGCTCTACAGGGTGGAAACCGGCCCCCACGCCGGAATGGACGACACGCAGGGCCGCAAGACGGCCCAGCGCTTGCGTAAGGATCTCAACCTGGCCGTGGCCGAGGTGCGGCAGACCAAGGTCTTTACCGTGGACGGCCTGGATGCCGCCCAGGTGCAGCGGCTGCTGGACGAAGGCGTGTGGCACGACCCCATCCTGCAGCAGGCCGCGCTCACGCCCCTGCCGTTGGCGCAGCCCGCCCAGTGGTTCGTGGAAGTGGGCTTCCGCCCCGGCGTCACGGATAACGAGGCCCGCACGGCGCGGGATACGGCCGCCCTGGTGCTGGGCCTGCCGCGCGAGAGCCTGCGCGTCTACACCTCCGTGCAGTACCGCCTCAGTTCGGACGCCGCCGCGCCCCTCGGGCGCGAGCAGGTGGAGGCCCTGGCCCGTGATCTGCTCTGCAATACGCTTATCCAGCGCTACCGCATCAAAAGCGCGGCGGAGTGGGCGGCGGAGCCCGGCTTTGCGCCGCAGGCGGCTGCTGTTACCGGCACGGCCGACGCCACAGTGGAAACCATCGCTCTTTCGGGCATGGACGACGCGGCCTTGCAGCAGGCCAGCCGGGAAAACACCTGGGCCCTGAACCTTGCGGAGCTGCACCGCATCCGCGCGCACTTCACCGGGCTGGAGGAAGCCGCCCGCCGCGCGGCCCTGCAACTGCCCGCCGACCCCACGGACGTGGAAATGGAAGTGCTGGCCCAGACCTGGTCCGAGCACTGCAAGCACAAAATTTTCGCCGCGCGCATCGAGTATACGGATGCGGATACGGGCCGCCGCGAGGTGGTGGACAACCTGTACAAGACCTGCATCCGCGACGCCACGGCCATTCTGCGGGAGCGCATGGGCGCCAATGACTACTGCAAATCCGTGTTCAAGGACAATGCGGGCGTCATTGCCTTCATCAACGGCTACGATGCCTGCATCAAGGTGGAGACGCACAACAGCCCTTCGGCCCTGGATCCTTACGGCGGGGCGCTCACGGGCATTGTGGGCGTGAACCGCGACCCCATGGGCACGGGCATGGGCGCGGAGCTGGTCTGCAATACGGATGTTTTCTGCTTTGCCTCGCCCTTTTACGACCAGCCCCTGCCCCCGCGCCTGCTGCACCCCCGCCGGGTGCTGGAAGGCGTGCGCGAGGGCGTGGAGCACGGCGGCAACAAATCCGGCATCCCCACGGTCAACGGCTCGCTGGTTTTTGACGAGCGCTTTCTGGGCAAGCCGCTGGTCTTCTGCGGCACTGTGGGCCTGCTGCCGGCCGAGATCAACGGCCGCGCCGGCTGGTACAAGAAGGCGGAGCCGGGCGACGTCATCGTCATGACCGGCGGGCGCATCGGCAAGGACGGCATCCACGGGGCCACCTTCTCCTCCGAGGAACTGCACGAAGGCTCCCCGGCCACGGCCGTGCAGATCGGCGATCCCATCACCCAGCGCAAGATGTACGACTTTATCCTGCGCGCGCGGGATATGGGCCTTTACCACGCCATTACGGACAACGGCGCGGGCGGCCTTTCGTCCTCCGTGGGCGAAATGGCCGAGGATACGGGCGGCTGCGTGCTGGACGCGGCCAAGGCCCCCCTGAAGTACGACGGCTTGCGGCCGTGGGAAATTCTGCTCTCCGAGGCGCAGGAGCGCATGACCCTGGCCGTGCCCCCGGACAAGCTGGAGAGCTTCCTGGAGCTGGCCGCCCGCATGGATGTGGAAGCCACCGCCCTGGGATATTTTACGGAGTCCGGCTACTTTGAAGTGCGCTACGGCGAGCGGGTGGTGGCCTCCCTGGATATGGACTTCATGCACAACGGCGTGCCCCAGCTGCGTCTGGAAGCCCAGTGGCGCGCGCCTGAGGCGCGGGACGTCCGCGTGGATGTGGCCCAGGTGGAGCAGGGGGCCTTTCTGCAGCGCATGCTGGGGCGGCTGAACATCTGCTCCAAGGAATACATCGTCCGCCAGTACGATCACGAGGTGCGCGGCGGCAGCGTGATCAAGCCCATGGTGGGCGTCAAGCGCGACGGCCCGTCGGACGCGGGCGTGCTGCGGCCCCTGCTGGAATCGGACGCCGGGCTGGTTGTTTCGCACGGCATCTGCCCCAAGTTCAGCGACTACGACGCCTACTGGATGATGGCCAACGCCATGGACGAGGCCATCCGCAACGCCGTGGCCGTGGGCGCCAACCCCGACGCCCTGGCCGGGGTAGACAACTTCTGCTGGTGCGACCCGGTGGCGAGCCCCGCCAATCCCGACGGCCGCTACAAGCTGGCCCAGCTGGTGCGGGCCTGCCGCGCCCTGCGCCAGTTCTCCCTGGCCTTCGGCGTGCCCTGCATTTCGGGCAAGGACTCCATGAAGAACGACTACACCGGCGGCGGCGAGCGCATCTCCATTCCGCCCACGGTGCTCTTCTCCGTGCTGGGGGTCATGGGCAATGTGACGGCCGCGCAGACCTCGGACTTCAAGCGCCCCGGCGATCTGATCTACCTTTTGGGCGGCACCTGGCGCGAAATGGCGGGCAGCGAGGCCGCCGACGAGCTGGGCCTCAAGGGCGGGCGCGTGCCCCATGTGGACGCGGCCGCGGCCCTGCCGCGCTACCGCGCCGTCAACGCGCTTATGGGGCAGAAAGCCATTGCCGCCTGCCACGACTGTTCCGACGGCGGCCTGGCCGTGGCCCTGGCCGAAATGTGCATCGGCGGCCGCCTGGGGGCCGAGGTGGATCTGAACGCCGTGCCCGCCCTGGAGACCATGAACCTCACCGAGCTGCTCTATAGCGAATCGGCCAGCCGTCTGGTGGTCAGCGTGCGGCCCGATCTGGGCATGATTTTTGACGCCCTGGGCCAGTGGCAGCTCTGCGCCCGCATCGGCACGGTCACCGAAGACGCGCGCCTGACCCTGCGCAGCGGGGACAGCGCGCTCTGCGCCGTGCCCGTGGAGGATCTTACCAAGGCCTTTAAGCGTACCCTCGACTGGTAG